The Sulfurimonas sp. HSL-1716 sequence CATTCAAGCACGATCAGATTCTCTGGTATCTTTTCAAGTGCGGACATCTGCTGTATAAGATAGCTCTTATCACCTATCGCGGGAGTCGTGTATATCTTGTATTCAGGCAAAGCCAAAGCCAGATACAGCGCTGTCGTTCCGGTACCTGAAGGGGTTGCCAGACTTCTTATATGCAAGCCCGATTCTCTTATCTCTTGCGCTAACTCTTCCACCCCCGCTTTTGCACTTTTATCCGCACCGCCCTGATGCAAAACAAAACTCTTTTCATCAAGGTTCAGCATCAAAGAGGATATGTAGTCTTTATATAACTCCTCTTCAAGCTCTTTATGGATCATTCCAAGCCCGCGGGCCATTGCGTAATTGGAATTCGGATTTTCTTTTATATGCAGAGATTTCGTATAGTACTCAAATCTCCAGCCTTTCGTTTTGCAGAGCGCGGCGATGGCAAGCATCGCGTTTGATTGTGTACCGCCGTAAGAAATTATTGTATTGAATCTCGATTCGGGGGTATGAATAAGAGTATAGAGTTTTCGATATTTGTTTCCGCTCAAATAGGGGTCTATCAGATCGTCTCTTTTAACGTAGAAGAGACGTCCATCAAGAGGATACTCTTGGATGGACGATAAAGAAGTTATGTTATTTTTTAGCCGGTACAATTTGTGCAGATTTTTCAAGTTCTTGCATTTTAGCTTGAACTACCGTTTTAAATTTATCCATTTTCAGACGCTGTTCGATAAAGTTTTTTACTTCGTTTAATGACAGGGTACGCGCCGGTTTTTTATCTTTAAGATAGATGATATGATACCCAAACTCACTTTTTACAGGTGTCGGAGTTATCGTTCCTACATCCATGCCAAACACCGCTTTGTCAAACGCGGGAACCATTTGACCTTGCGTAAATGTTCCTAAATCTCCGCCTTTTGAAGCAGACGGTCCTGTAGAGTTGGCTTTTGCCAGTTCAAAGAATTTCTTTTCAAGATCGCTGCCTTTTAAGAATTTCATCTCTCCTATGAGCTTTTTGGCTTCATCTTCTGTTTTGACTAAGATATGGTACGCATGAACACGCTCTTTTTCTTGGAATTCCGATTTATTTTTTGTGTAATAATCTTTTATCTCTTTATCCGTTACGCTTATCTTGTCGGCTACTTTTTTCTGCCACAACTGTACTGCAAGTCTTTTTTTGATCTGTTCGGTAATCTTTGCCAGTTCCTCTTTAAACTCTTTGCTTTTGTCTATTCCCTGCTTTTTAGCATCGTTATATACGACTTCTTGCATAACCATCTCTTGAAGTATACGTTGTCCGAGCTGCTGCTGCTTATCTTGAGGCAGTGATTTGAATCTGCCCTGAGTCGCCTGCATCAACGCTTCGTTTACCTCATCTGAAGTTATCGCTTTACCGTTTACCGTTACAAGTGTACTCGCGCTTAAAGTCGTTGCAACCAAAGCGGCAGTAGTTAAAACTTTTTGTGCTATATTCATATATTCCCTTTTTTTTCTTTTCTTTATAATAGTAGTTTATAGCTTATATGTTAACAATTATTAAACAAAATTATCCAAATTGGTCCTATTTGTTAACTTTTCGCTTAAATACCTGTCAATTACCTGCAGCAAAAACTCTCTGTCTATCGGTTTTGCAAGATGCGCATCCAGTCCTGCAC is a genomic window containing:
- a CDS encoding peptidyl-prolyl cis-trans isomerase, giving the protein MNIAQKVLTTAALVATTLSASTLVTVNGKAITSDEVNEALMQATQGRFKSLPQDKQQQLGQRILQEMVMQEVVYNDAKKQGIDKSKEFKEELAKITEQIKKRLAVQLWQKKVADKISVTDKEIKDYYTKNKSEFQEKERVHAYHILVKTEDEAKKLIGEMKFLKGSDLEKKFFELAKANSTGPSASKGGDLGTFTQGQMVPAFDKAVFGMDVGTITPTPVKSEFGYHIIYLKDKKPARTLSLNEVKNFIEQRLKMDKFKTVVQAKMQELEKSAQIVPAKK
- a CDS encoding 1-aminocyclopropane-1-carboxylate deaminase; protein product: MKNLHKLYRLKNNITSLSSIQEYPLDGRLFYVKRDDLIDPYLSGNKYRKLYTLIHTPESRFNTIISYGGTQSNAMLAIAALCKTKGWRFEYYTKSLHIKENPNSNYAMARGLGMIHKELEEELYKDYISSLMLNLDEKSFVLHQGGADKSAKAGVEELAQEIRESGLHIRSLATPSGTGTTALYLALALPEYKIYTTPAIGDKSYLIQQMSALEKIPENLIVLECEKKYHFAKPYKEFIEIYQKLKKGGIEFDLVYAPKLWKMILEKTDEEILYIHSGGTTGNVSMLERYRYKGLISV